One Hydrogenophaga crassostreae genomic region harbors:
- a CDS encoding ABC transporter permease, producing the protein MNPHALHPASPKALLLTLWRQKNLIFALTKREIEGRYKGSLFGIFWSVLTPLMMVSVFTFVFGEIFQSKWAGAKSANHLDFAAALFSGLLVYNLFAECIGKAPYLITSNPNYVKKIIFPLEVLSIVTVLAALFHFLVAYAVVIVLVLFSGWDLTWTVLYTPVIVFPLLMLVMGLTWLISALGVFLRDIGQIIAPVLTALMFLSPIFYPLSSVNPKLQWIYHINPITFVVETLRAALLHNQRPGGQAWLAYTAVCALVMVVGFLFFQRTRKGFADVI; encoded by the coding sequence GTGAACCCTCATGCGCTACACCCAGCGTCACCCAAGGCCCTCCTACTGACACTATGGCGTCAGAAGAACCTCATTTTTGCGCTGACCAAACGCGAAATTGAGGGGCGCTACAAGGGCTCCCTTTTCGGCATTTTCTGGTCGGTGCTGACACCATTGATGATGGTGTCGGTGTTCACCTTCGTTTTCGGTGAAATATTCCAGTCCAAATGGGCAGGCGCCAAAAGCGCCAACCACCTGGACTTTGCCGCAGCCTTGTTTTCGGGTCTGCTGGTCTACAACCTCTTTGCCGAATGCATTGGCAAGGCCCCCTATCTCATCACCTCCAACCCCAACTACGTCAAAAAGATCATCTTTCCGCTGGAAGTGCTCAGCATCGTCACGGTCCTTGCCGCCCTGTTCCACTTCCTCGTCGCCTACGCCGTCGTGATCGTGCTGGTGCTGTTCTCAGGCTGGGATCTGACCTGGACCGTGCTCTACACGCCAGTGATCGTCTTCCCGCTCCTCATGCTGGTCATGGGTCTGACATGGCTGATCTCGGCACTCGGGGTCTTCTTGCGAGACATCGGGCAGATCATTGCCCCCGTCCTCACCGCCCTGATGTTCCTCAGCCCAATTTTTTACCCGCTGTCTTCGGTCAACCCCAAGCTGCAATGGATTTACCACATCAACCCAATCACATTTGTTGTCGAAACATTGAGAGCAGCCCTTTTACACAATCAACGCCCCGGCGGACAGGCATGGCTGGCCTACACAGCTGTCTGCGCCTTGGTCATGGTGGTCGGATTCCTGTTCTTCCAAAGGACCAGAAAAGGATTCGCAGATGTCATCTGA
- the rfbC gene encoding dTDP-4-dehydrorhamnose 3,5-epimerase, whose protein sequence is MKATKQSIPEVILFEPKVFGDERGFFFESFNHKAFVEAVGHEVSFVQDNHSKSGKGVLRGLHYQIQQPQGKLVRVVQGEVFDVAADIRRSSPTFGQWVGVVLNETNKHQLWVPPGFAHGFVVLSETAEFLYKTTDYYAPEHERSIAWNDKDLAIEWPITAQPNLSAKDLAGKALATAEVFE, encoded by the coding sequence ATGAAAGCCACGAAGCAATCCATCCCCGAAGTCATCCTCTTTGAGCCCAAGGTATTTGGCGACGAGCGGGGGTTTTTCTTCGAAAGTTTCAATCACAAAGCGTTTGTCGAAGCCGTTGGTCATGAGGTTTCGTTTGTGCAGGACAACCACTCAAAATCCGGCAAAGGGGTTCTGCGTGGCCTCCACTATCAAATCCAGCAACCACAGGGCAAGCTGGTTCGGGTGGTACAGGGCGAGGTGTTTGACGTCGCGGCCGATATCCGCCGATCCTCACCGACCTTTGGTCAGTGGGTTGGGGTCGTACTGAATGAAACGAACAAGCACCAGCTCTGGGTTCCGCCTGGATTCGCGCACGGGTTTGTCGTGCTCAGTGAAACAGCCGAGTTTCTCTACAAGACGACCGACTACTACGCTCCCGAACACGAGCGAAGCATTGCCTGGAACGACAAAGACCTGGCCATCGAATGGCCCATCACTGCCCAGCCCAACCTGTCGGCCAAAGACCTCGCGGGGAAAGCGCTGGCAACCGCCGAGGTGTTTGAGTGA